The Candidatus Acidiferrales bacterium genomic interval CTCGATTACAACAAGCCGTACAAAAAATGCGCGAGAATAGTCGGCGAGGTTCTCGGTAAATATCATCCGCATGGAGATGTCGCGGTTTATGACACACTCGTCAGGATGGCGCAAGACTTTTCGATGCGCTACCCGCTCGTCGACGGACAGGGCAACTTCGGCTCGATAGACGGAGACTCGCCCGCGGCAATGCGTTATACCGAAGCGAGACTCTCGAGAATTGCAGGAGAAATGCTCCGCGATCTCGAGAAGAACACCGTCGACTTTGCACCTAACTTCGATGAATCACTCAAAGAGCCCCTTGTCCTTCCGTCGCTCCTTCCGAATCTTCTTCTCAACGGCGCAAGCGGAATTGCGGTCGGTATGGCAACGAACATCCCGCCGCACAATCTCTCCGACACCGTCGATGCAATTATTGCTTTGATAAAGGATAAGGACATTGCCATTGATAAGCTGATCAAAATCATAAAGGCGCCTGATTTTCCGACCGGCGGAATAATTTTCGGCTACGAGGGAGTCAAGGAAGCATACAAGACCGGACGCGGCAGAATCATCCTGCGTGCAAAAGCAAACATCGAGACCCAGAAAAGCGGAAGAGTAAACATCGTCATAACGGAAGTTCCTTATCAAGTCAACAAAGCGAATCTTATCGAGAAGATCGCTGACCTCGTGAGAGAGAAGAAAATTGAAGATATCTCTGATATCAGAGATGAATCGGACAGGGACGGAATTAGGGTAGTGATCGAGCTAAAACGCGACTCGGAGCCGCAAGTTGTTCTCAACAATCTCTACAAGCATACGCAGATGCAGACGACCTTCGGCGTGATAATGCTTTCCCTTGTCGCCGGCGTGCCGAAGGTACTTGATCTGAAGCAGATGATGGAATACTTCGTCGAGCACAGGCATGAGGTCGTTGTCCGTAGAACGAAGTTCGATCTGGATGCAGCAGAGAAGCGCGCGCATATTCTCGAGGGTTATAAAATAGCTCTCGATAACATTGACGAGGTGGTACAGCTTATAAAGAAATCGAAGGACCCAGAATCAGCGAAGACGGCTTTGATGAAGAGATTCAAACTCAGCGAAATTCAGGCAAAAGCTATTCTTGCTCTGACGCTGCAGAGGCTCACAGGACTGGAAAGAAAGAAGATCGAAGATGAATACCGCGAGACGATAAAGCTTATCGAAAAACTGAAGGCAATACTCGCCAGCAAAGCAATGCGGATGGAAATAATTCGCGATGAATTGATCGATCTCAAAAAGAATTATGGCGACGAGCGCCGGACGGAGATTATTGAAAAGGCATCTGAATTCAGCATCGAAGATATGATAGCTGAGGAGGATGTCGTCATTACGATCACGCACAATGGTTTCATCAAGCGGTATCCCGTCAGCGGTTACAGGCGCCAAAGCCGCGGCGGAAAAGGAGTCACGGCGCAGTCGACGCGCGAAGACGATTTCGTCGAACACATGTTTATTGCTTCTACACACCAGTACATACTTTTCTTCACAGATAAGGGGAGAGCTTACTGGCTGAAGGTGCATGAAGTTCCCGAGGGCGGTCGAGCATCGCGCGGAAGGTCCATCATCAACCTGATCGGGAAAATGCCGGATGAGCAAATCACGGCGTTCCTTCCGGTCAAAGACTTTGAAGAAGATATGTTTGTCACCATGGTGACAAAGCGCGGAACAGTAAAGAGAGTCGCGCTGAAGGAATTCTCGAATCCGCGGAAAGTCGGCATCATCGCGATCGGCCTTGATAGAGGCGACAGGCTTATTGATGCGTGGCTCACGGATGGAAAGCAAGACGTAATCATCGGAAGCAAGAATGGGCTTGCTTTAAGATTTAACGAGAGGGATGTCCGCGAGATGGGACGTAATGCACGCGGCGTCAGAGGCATGAAGATTGCAAAAGGCGACGAAGTAATCGGCATGATTGTAATCAGCAGGCCCGGAGCAAGCGTGCTCGTTGTTACCGACAGAGGTTTTGGAAAACGGAGCGAGGTTGGAGAATACTCTCCGCGCCGCCGTGGAGGTAAAGGACTCATCACCGTTAAGACCGGCGACAAGAATGGCAAACTGCTTTCGATAAAGGAAGTGATCGACAACGATGACATAATGATCGTGACGTCGAAAGGTTTCTTGATTCGTCAGCATGTGAAAGAGATCAAGCTCGCTGGAAGAAACACGATGGGCGTTCGCCTTATAAAGATCCAGCCGAGCGACAGTATTGCCGCTGTTGCAAGAGTTCTTGCTGAAGAAGGCGAAGAGGAAAGCGGTAACGGTAGGAACGGTAAAGAGCAAGCGGATTTGTTCGAGTAGAGAAGGCAGACCACACCAACACCTGTTGCCGATTGCAAACGGCGCAGTAAACAGAATAGGGTGTAAATCGCAGGAGGCGGCATGGCAGCATGCTGCCTCTTTCGTTTTAAGACGAAGGTGAAAAGCCTGGTTGTGGTGTTGACTTTCAATTTTACCCAGACTACCTTCTTGCGTATGCAGCATCATTACGTGGTTTGAATTTTGTTGCAAGGTGAATAGAGCCCTGCTCCAAAGTGGCAGAGACTCCTTTTGGAAAAATAAAAAAGGAGGGCAAAATGAAAACGCTGTTTCTTCATGGATTGTTGATATTGTCTGGTATTTGTGTAGGAATCGCGATTGCCGGCTGCAATTCACTCGGGAGCAAAGGGCACAACTCGATTCCTGAGTCAGCAACTTACGAGTATTGGATCACGGGCGGGGCTGCGGGGACGAGCCAGCACACCACCATCGACTCAACCGGGTCTGCTGAACTTGATTACAAATTTGTCAATGGATCAAATCAATCCAGCTACATGTACCAGCTGACCTCGAGCGAATTCGACACTTTCAAAGCTGCATTTCGATCCCTCAATCTTTTTTCACTTGCTGACGCTTATCCTGCCTCGCAACAGATCGCAAACGGCTATTCCTACAAGATAACCTGTAGGTTCGACGGCACCTCAAAGACTGTTACAACAGAGGACAACGCCTCTATACCTAGACCGCTCAGTCTATTTCTGCCGGTGATGTCACGGACTAACTCGATGATTAAGTTTAAGCAATAGGGGGAGGGGGAAAGTGAAGACACGGTTTGTTCTCAAGTTGGTTTTATCATCCATCTTAATGCTTTGTGCCGGTGAAGCATTCGCGCAATGGTCTGCAATCTCGGAGTTGCAGTATGTGCGCATATCCGGCATTCTCGTTATAAACGACAGTACTATCTTTATAGGTGGGTTCAACGGCGCATTTCTTCGATCAACAGACCGCGGGAACACCTGGTCGCGCGTCATACCGACCGGAATGGGAACCGATTCAATCTTTTCTCTAAACAAGTGCGGTGGATATCTTTTTGCCGGTACGAACGCTCCGGTCAGCCTTTATCGATCTTCTGACAACGGGAATTCATGGAGCGCAGCCGGGCAAGGATTACCCCCAAATACAAATGTCAACGGCATGACATATTTGAACGGGGTGACTTATGCAGCGACAACCAATGGTGTCCTGGGCTCTACGGACAATGGCACGTCGTGGACCGCCGACACCTTGGGATTAAACTTGGGACCGCCGCCGTTTCCTCCCGAGTATATGAACTACGGTACTGTCGGAATTACCTCTGCCGGATCGAATCTTTACGTTATCGAGGCCCTCAATGGGAAAGGTGCATATCGGACTTCGGCGGACAGTATATCCTGGACGCCGATCGGATTAGACTCGGTTTCAGAATCCGCGATAACATCCCTGGATACTAACGTCTTTGTGGCCACGACACGTGGAATATTCCTTTATAGTGGAGGTACCGCGTGGCTGGACAGAAGTGTTGGGCTTCCCTTTTCCGATTCAGCGAGCATTACGCTGTGTAGTTTCGCCACATCAGACACTCTATTATTTGCTTATATCGAAGTAAGTTCATCGACCTTTTACGGCCATGAGATTTACGTGACGCATGATTTAGGCAAAACATGGATCGATGTCAACGACAGTGCCTTTGCGGGAAGTTCCGTTACCGCCATGGTTGCAACCCCAAAGTACCTTTTTGTCGGCACGCAAAGTGGTGCATGGCAGATACCAATCTCAGATGTGATCACCTCTGTGAATGAAAACCTTCCTCCGGTGCCTTCCAAATATGTTTTATATCAAAACTATCCCAATCCATTCAACCCATCGACGGTCATCGGTTATCGCTTGCCAGCAGCCAGCCATGTCACGTTGAAAGTCTATGACGTGATGGGTCGCGAAGTAAAGACATTGGTGAATGAGCGGCAGTCCGCGGGTAGTCACTCTGCCAGATTTGATGCTGGCAGTCTGCCGAGTGGTCTGTACTTCTACAGAATTCAAGCGGGCAATTATTCTTCGACAAAGAAGGCACTGTTGGTGAAATAAAGGGGACACAGCAAACCATGTCAGAGTTGAAGATGGACGATGACAGTGTTATCAAAATCCTTATGATTGTTTCGTTCTAGGCGTTGGCAAGTTTGATTTCATTCTGCTTAAGAACCGGATGCATGCAGGGATTATCTTGGGAGGATGGGTGCGGTGATAATAGAAATTTCTATTTAATATTCTCGATTGCTATCTAACTTTTGTTAAATCATTGCCGTGATGGTGGATCATTCTTTCTCGAGATAAATCTCGCAAGATTCAAAGTTGATTTCCCATCTGTATCCAGGGCGGTTCTCCCACGAATAGTTTTTGCGCATGCCGTCCCACCAATTCTGGTAACGGACCGAAACGTCTCCCATGTCAGCTACTATTCGTTCGTATAACGAACTTTCATCAAGTGCAGTTTTGCTAAGGTTGCTAAGTGATTTGAATAATTCGGTGAGGCCGTTTTTTCGTTCGAAAAGTGCTCGTATCTCATCTCGTTCGGCGGGAGTCACTTTTCCAACTATTTTTTTCGTCGGCGTACCGGTAGAGTTCGGCTCAGGTTCGAGATTCGAATTTCCGTTATTTTTATTCGTGACCATTAATGGTTCGGCTCCTTTCTTCAATATTCCCAAAATCTCTTTCTGCGTATCAAGTACCATCTTTAAGACTTCTAGAACCGACATTTCGGCAAACCCTGTTTTCATAGGGGTAAATGTTCGGTCTGTCTCCTCGATTACAACGAATTCAGATTGTAGACCTTCGTTCATTTTGATGGGTATCGGATTTGGATAAATAGTCCCCGCGTGTGGCTCCTTAAAGCGATGCAGAACGGCTAAGGGATCCTCGTAATCTATCGACGATACATCGTTCACGGTTGCAAAAGCCGGGATGTCTCTTAGAATGCCGAGAAGCTTTCCGGTTGCCGTTCGCTCTTTGTGAGAAGCGACGCACTGTTGATTCGAAGGGGTGTTGACCTCGTACGTCAGTTTCTTGTTGAGATATATACAACGCAGGCATTGATATGCATCGCATTGTTTGCAAATCGGCGCGTGATCAAGGCGAAGAAGTTCAGAATTTGGAATATGTATTCCCTTTCCAAGGCTGCCCACAGAATCCTCGGGATTGTCATAGAGAAATCCAGCACAGAGATACAACCGGCCATCTGAGCCCACGGTGAGATGCTCGATACCAGCTTCGCAGTTCTTCATCTTGTTCAGAATCAGTCTGTCTGAAAGGAAGTTTAACTCAAAAATTTTTCCGTGACGATAATAATCTGACACCCTGTCTGCAATATTCAATAATTGTTGATCATAGAGGTTCAGATCAGCTTCGGTAGTTCTCTCCATCCCTACAATGCGTAAATTTAGTCGCTGGAAGACCCCCGATAAGCCGAATAAAATATCCTCTAATCGCGCAATCGATTCTATTGGCAAACGAACTATCACATTTCGTCCGGCATCAAGTCCGAAATCTGCGGCATGATCTATTTCGTCGGATTCAATGACTACGATGCCTTCGGGATATTTCTTGGCAAGCGCCAGAGGGACGATCTTTACATGATTCACGCTTTCAATGATGGATCTGTGTTGAGGCGGGGGGGCTGACTTTCCGTAGACAAACTGGACCGTCAAACCGTTGCTGCGGGCGAAATCTATCGTGGTCTGCACAGTTGCTTTAGGAATCGGCTCAGGGCTTGATGAGAGGTTTGGGTTGGTATAAAAGCAAAATGAAATGGATGATTTGTCGACTGGGAGAATTAGGAATCTCACTGTCAACGCAAATCAATTTGTTTGATATTTGCGGAGCGATCTTGTCCACCCGAAATTTTTCTGAATCGTTCCCAGTAATAATTATTTGCACGCACTCTCGCCTTGTGCATCTTACAAATGAACACTGCCCGCTGATAGATCGTATCTGAATCCGCTTCATCGTAGTTTAGCCCTTGACACCACGCACAACCCCTTGCAACCTCGCACTTGATGCATTCCTCCGAGCTCTGGCTCACCCTGTCAAGAGCAAGAAAGGGGCGAAGCTTATTTTGATCAATGCCTTCGAAACAATTTCCAATGCAGCGAGGCTTTTGTTTGGCCATGGAATACGGAGCAAACCTGATGCAGGGGTAGAAATCTCCTTTATAATCCACTGCGAGCATTTTGCCTGCCCCGCACCAATTCTGGTTGTCGCGTACACAATCTAATGGCTGACCGATCGAATCCGAAAAGAAAGTTGCGTTGGCTTTCGTGAAGAGTCTTTGCAAGAGCACATAGTCCGCGAGCTTGACTAATTGTTCTTCCAAGATCATGTCATCTCCTTCCTGCCAAACATTTTCGAATACGACATTGATGTATACGCTCTTGATCCCAAGGTCCCAAAGATGAAGAACGCTCTCGAAAATAAACGGCAGGTCGGCGTGGGAGACGGTGACTTTACTGCCCGATCCCGGAAACTGGGAGAGCCAAAGAGGAACGTTCCGTACCACGTCGGCGTATGAACCCCTCCCGTTCGGATACACTCTTTGCATATCGTGTTTGGGTTGGGAACCATCGATTGTAATCCCGATACTGAGATGCGTTTTATTCTTCTCAATATACTTTTGGACCTTCGGGTGGTCGTACAGTATGCCGTTGGTGGAGAAACTGAATCGATAACTGTTGAACCAGGGGTGAGATTCCTCATACATGCGGCGCTTGATATAGTCGCTGACCTGATCGATTAACTCAATTTCGAGGAAGGGTTCTCCGCCGATGAAATCCCAGATCACGGATTGTTCGGTGAATATTTGCCGCTCGCGAAGAAGATACTCAACGGTCTGACGGGCGATATCGAAACTCATCCTGTTTTGGTGATTCTTTCCGTGGAGATAACAGTAACGGCATCTGAGCTGGCAGTCTTCGGTCACAATAAGCGTGACGTTCTTGGCCACCGCTTCGCCCCACGTCTTCGGATTCTTGCCAAAAATGTAATCCATCATAAATCGAATTCTTCAACGACGACCCGATCAAAAATGGTCTGAAAAAAAACGAATACAAGCGACGTTAGCACATTCAATAACTTGCAAGCACGCAGCCGGCTGTGCATGTGTATGTGCAGTCAGACGCGCCGCAGCCACCCGAGCAGCCGCTTCCGCAAGACATACTACATGCATTCTTACAACCACCCGAGCAAGTGCTGCTGCACCCGACCGCACAACCTCTGCTGCACGTAGACCCGCAAGCGTACGCACAACCCGATACGCACCCACCCTCGCAAGTATCATAGCAACCTGTTGTACAATATTGGGAACAACTGCCGGTACAGCTGCCAGTACAGGTACTTCTACAACTGCCAGTACAGTTGCCAGTACAGGTGGTGGAACACGTGCCCGTACAACCGCCAGTACAAGTAGTGGAACAACCACCAGTACAGGTGGTGGAACAACCACCAGTACAGGTATTGTTACAACTGCCGGTACAGGTCCCGGTACAGGTAGTGGAACAACTGCCCGTGCACGTATTTTTGCATGCCCCAGTACAATCATTCGCACAAGTTGCCTTGCATGCCCCCGTGCAGGTTGTGGAGCATCCGGTTGTACATGAAGAGGCGCAATCGGCACAAGTGCTTACCGGATTATTTTTTTTGCATGAATCAACTAGAAAGGAAAGACCGAGCACAGCAATGCCTGGAAGCACGGTGCCGACAGTGGTGATAAATCGGCGTCGGTCGAGAGTTGAAGATTCGGTACTTTCTTCTGAAGACATAGGGGCATACCTCCTTTTGTCAGAATCAATTACCACATCAACAGGGAAAAGCCAGCGTAATTAATATAGGTAGTTCATAGTGCGTTGTCAAGTTAGATCTACATAGTCTGGTGAGGTTTCCCTGCCGATGACTCATCAGGGTAATTATCGTCAGAGGCGGAATGAAATCTGCACTTTCGTCTAATCATTCGACTTTAGATAGCACTTGTCAATTCTATCCGCGAGCGGTAAATTGTGCTGGAGGAACGAAGCACCATTTAATAACAGAGAGGAGATGCAGAGATGTTCCATTTTACGGGGAAAACTATGTACCTGGTTTTTTTTCTGACGATGTTCATATGCATACCTTGCGTGAATGCACAGCTCAAAGCAAGATATGCCGGTGTTACTTTCAGATTGTTGGGAACGGTGGGCTATAACACGGTCCGGATCAAGAGGGACCCCACCTCCGGGAATTTATATGTCCTTCAAAATAACGGCATCATCCAGCGTGTCAACTTCAATTCAGACACCACCGCAGCAACCCTTACCACGGTTTATCAAACATCGAATCATCATCTCAACGCACCGCTGGGAATGACATTTGGAAGCGACGGGACGATGTATCTGGTTGGAAACGACTCGACTACCGTTCTCGGAACGGCGAGCATAGTGAAAGGTATTCCGGTTTCGCCCGGTAGCGAGAATCGGACCTGGAGCATGATTGCGACAACCGTGCCGTACCCCTACGGCAATGTCTATAACCACAGGATGAGCGGAATTGTTTTGAATCCGACCGGAGATTCCATTTATGTTAATAGTGGAGCGGCCACGGATCATGGTGAAGTCGAGAACGGAGGTTACCGCGAATCGGGGTTGACTTCGATAGTATTGAGGCTTCCTATCGACGGAGACAATATCGTACTTCAGAACGACAGAGACTGGCTCCGATCCAACGGATATCTCTTGTGTGAGGGAATCAGAAATACCTTCGACCTTGCGTATGCAGGCAACGGCGATCTGTTTGGCGTTGAGAATTCCGGCGACCGCGACGATCCCGAAGAGTTGAACTGGATCAGAGCAGGACATCATTACGGATTTCCCTGGCGGATAAGTACCGACCTTACTCCACAGCAGTTTACACCTTATGATCCGCACACCGATCCACTGTTAAGTCCCAATGCGTGGGGAGGTGGAAATCTATATAAGACTTTTAGCAACGATACGGCTTATCCGCAAGCCCCCGACAGTATTACTTTCACCTATCCGATTCCGAGCTACGGGCCCGATGCGGATCACTTTCGCGATACGACGACAGGACAGGTGGAGGATGCGAGCCAGCTTGGCAAGAAGATATATACATTTACCCCTCATCGGTCGCCGGACGGTATCGTTTTCGATAGAGACTCGTTGCTCGCAGGGAATCTGCAAGGAGGCGGCTTGGTGATATGTCTTGAGAACTCTGCTCTCATCACAGCACTCGGAGACACGAGTCAGGATTTGCTTCTCGTCGAATTGACAAAAGACAGCGGCAACTATTCCGCACACGTGATAAGGCTGGTATCAGGCTTCCTCTCACCTCTTGGTGAGGAACTTGTCGGGAACAAATTGTTTGTCGTCGAAACAGGTTTGAACTACAACAACAATTCCCCTAGACTATGGGAAATAACTTTACCTCTGGCGAGTACGACGGCGGTTCGCAAGACCCACAATGCGCAAGAATCTTTTGAGCTGGATCAGAATTATCCGAATCCATTCAATCCTTCAACCGTGATAAAGTATCAGCTTCCACAAACCAGTTATGTTAGTCTTAAAGTCTACGATGTGCTTGGGAGAGAGAGGGAGACGTTGGTTAATGCTCGAGAAACCGCAGGAACACATTCGGTCGCATTCAACGCGGCCACCCTGCCGAGTGGAGTTTATTTCTACAAGTTGCAGGCTGGAGATTACTCATCCGTAAAGAAAGCGATATTGATGAAATAGAAACTGGAGTTTGGAGGCGTTCACTCTACCTCCTCTTCAACAAACATTCTCTCTTTAATTCTCCTGCGAAATATTCGCACTCGGAGCAGTGAGGCGTTGATGTCGGGAGACTGCCGTCATCAGCCGAAGGATAAGATCCATCGGCTGATTCGATTGCTTTAATTTTGCGAATCGTGTCTGCGATTTCATTTTCAAAAACTTCGATCTCTTTTCTGGAATATTTTCTTGTTAAGTATTTTCCGGCGCCGCGAGTAAAAATGATCGTCACGTCAAAGACGTTTTGCTCCGGTTTCAGTTTGCTGCAAAGCGACGCATAAAACCTCATCTGGATTTCGTATTCGGAGTAGATTCTGTCTAATCCCCTATCCAAACGGTTTGTCTTATAGTCGAAAATATGAAGGCCGTCTTCGTCCTCCGTCACCACGTCAAGCGTTCCCGTAAGATGGTCGTTTCCGAATCTTTCAGTTATCGTTTCCTCGAGGTAGAGTTTGCCGGGCCTTAGTATGTTCATTATAGTGTCAAGTCCATTTTTAGAATTCTCGACTATCTGAGCCAAAAAGTTTTGGGCTTCATCCTTGCGCAATGAACTACCCAGATGCCGGTTTATCGCCTGCTGAGAAACTCTGGTCAACTCGGTATCGTCATGATTATCTTTTGCCAGAAGGTCGCGCAGGACCGCATGAACCATCTCGCCCTTTACTGTCGAGAGGATCGAATCGTCGTGCTCATCAAGCTGGTTTCCAATCTCGTGCCTCCGCCCTTTCGTCTCCGGTGTCGGCATCCCGAGACGATATTTGAGAAAATATTTAGTCGGGCAGAGATTGAAGGTCTGCAAGACGGTGGCTGAATATATTTCGCTGTCGATATCAGCAGGAATAGAGGCAAGAAAAATTTCAACCGGTTTCGTAGTACTTAGAATTCCTCCGGCGCGGGTTTTTTTCATCACTGAAGAATTTATTTCCATGGGAAATTCCTGAGAGTGAACACGCACCTTACCGTTTGGGAATCCATAATAGCCGGACGGAGGCAAAGAGGAAACATCAAAGGATTTAGAGATTATCTCGGTAAATGAATATACGCCCTTTGAGTTTGGCTTCTTAGGAGCCGTAGTTAGAATGAGCCTGTCCATCGCGCGCGTGCAAGCGACGTAAAACAGCCGGGCGATTTCCGCCTGCTCATTTTGCCGCTCGAATCGCTGGTAAAGCGACATCTCAGGAGGAACTTCATTAGAAATGAACGGTAGCACACCTATCTGATCATTAGCGATAAGGCTCTGCCTTCGTGTGGTTGTCGCTTCACAAAACGGCACAATGACCACGGGAAATTCGAGCCCTTTCGCAGCGTGAACAGTCATTATTTTTACGACGTCCGCCGTCTCTTCAACGATAGCCTGTCCTTCGCGCACGGTTTCCTTCAGGTACTTCAACCTCTCGACAAAATCATAAAGGTTATTGAAACCTCTTCCCTCAAACTCACGTGCGACGCCAAGCAACTTTTTCATATTCGCAATTCGCTGCTCACCGGTCGCCGAAAGCCGGTAAGCCCCGAGCCATCCCGTCCGTTCGAGAATTCGATTGATTAACTGCGGAATAGTAAGACGGTGTGCAAGCTGGATCTCGTCGACCAGCACAGATGAGGCATATCTCACTTCATCGGAGGCACCTTCCGTTCGAGCAAATGATTCAAACCTCTCAAACAGCGTTTCCCCGTCGACCAAAGAAACCTTAAACAGTTCGTCATCCGATACCCCGAAGAAGGGTGAGCGGAGAACCGTCAACAGGCCGATATCCGAGTTGTTATCCAGGAGAAAAGTCAGGTAGTTCGTAAGATCGAAAATTTCCTGGGCGGAATAAAATCCGATTCCCGAGGTCACCGAATACGGTACGTTCTTTTTGTTAAGGGCCTCTTCGAGAATCTCGAGCCGCGAGCGGCTCCTCAGAAGTATGGCGATGTCTCCGTATTTGATTTTCCTGGTTTCTTCGTTCAGCTTGACATCTCTCACGGTTTCGTTTCTAACAATCATCTCATTAATTCGCGAGGCGACAAACAATGCCTGTTGCTCACTTGTGCTAAATTCAGAGGAGGAATCGACATTTGAGTCATCCTCGGACATTTCGTCCTTCTTGTTTTCACGTGCCAGGAAAATCTCAACGGCAGGTTCCGCTCCGTTCGGCCGTCCCGCAATTAGCGGTTTGTATTCCGTTTGAAAAGGCGAAGGCAATCCGATTGTACCGAGGACTCGATCTTGCGTTATGGCTTTTCCGGAAGGGATCCATTCGGACGAAAAGATTTTGTTCACGAAGGATGCAAGCTCGGTGTTCATGCGAAAACTCTCGAGAAGAGGAATCGCAGCACCTTTTTTTAGGCCAGAAATTTGTGTTTCCGCCCGGATCGAGACTTCGACCTGGGCATTGCGGAAGCGATAGATCGACTGTTTCGGATCGCCGACGACAAAGAGTTTCGTTTCGCCCGAGAAGTTGTCGATGAGATTCAGAAAAATATCGTACTGCAGAAAATTTGTGTCCTGGAATTCATCGACCATGATGTGTTTGAATCGCGATGTAAGTGTGGTGCGGACACTTTGATTCTCGCGCAGCAGGTGCATCGTCTTGATTTGCAGGTCGTCGAAGTCGAGAGCGCTTATGGCAAACTTCTTTCTGTCGTAATGCTCAACACTCTTCTCAAATAAGTCCAATAATGTCTGCAGAAGTTGAAAATAATCCTTGATTGTTTTTCGGTCTAAAGAGAATTGAGAGAGAGATTCTTGGGCGACTTTAAGAATCAAAATGGCGACATCCGATGAATAGGTCGGACCATCGACTATTGTTGCTTCTCGTTTTCGTGGATTGCCTTCTTTCGTCAGAATTTTCCGAAGGAGAACCGTGAGCGGGTTTAAAACATCTCCATCATCCCCGAAAGATCCCTCCATCTCTTTTATTTCAGCCGTGAGGTTGCCTTTTTTTAGCTTCACATTTTCTCTTGCGATCCTGGTGACTGCGTCAGACAGATTTCGCCAATGCTCACGGACGACGGCCTCGGTCATCAAGAGTTGGTGTCCCGTTATTTTTATATGCTCGATTTTTTCGCGACTGTTGAGCAAGTCGAATAAAAGTTTGAGTGTCCTTTTGTAACCGAGTCTCACGAGGATTTTATATGCATTTCCGTGGATCGTCCTTTCTTCAGCCAGTGCTTCCCTCACCGCTCGAGTGCATGATTCTTCTTTTAAGGTTGCCGAATCAAAATCCTCCAGCACTTTGAAGTTCG includes:
- a CDS encoding T9SS type A sorting domain-containing protein: MFHFTGKTMYLVFFLTMFICIPCVNAQLKARYAGVTFRLLGTVGYNTVRIKRDPTSGNLYVLQNNGIIQRVNFNSDTTAATLTTVYQTSNHHLNAPLGMTFGSDGTMYLVGNDSTTVLGTASIVKGIPVSPGSENRTWSMIATTVPYPYGNVYNHRMSGIVLNPTGDSIYVNSGAATDHGEVENGGYRESGLTSIVLRLPIDGDNIVLQNDRDWLRSNGYLLCEGIRNTFDLAYAGNGDLFGVENSGDRDDPEELNWIRAGHHYGFPWRISTDLTPQQFTPYDPHTDPLLSPNAWGGGNLYKTFSNDTAYPQAPDSITFTYPIPSYGPDADHFRDTTTGQVEDASQLGKKIYTFTPHRSPDGIVFDRDSLLAGNLQGGGLVICLENSALITALGDTSQDLLLVELTKDSGNYSAHVIRLVSGFLSPLGEELVGNKLFVVETGLNYNNNSPRLWEITLPLASTTAVRKTHNAQESFELDQNYPNPFNPSTVIKYQLPQTSYVSLKVYDVLGRERETLVNARETAGTHSVAFNAATLPSGVYFYKLQAGDYSSVKKAILMK
- a CDS encoding UvrD-helicase domain-containing protein is translated as MAGLTEQQHKALNLEDHISVTANAGSGKTRVLTERYVEAVRNGTDVEQILCLTFTDKAALELKERIGARINSEIAGEKISGGHSNYPNKFRNAKSKMLEANISTIHSFCSQVLREFPVEAGVDANFKVLEDFDSATLKEESCTRAVREALAEERTIHGNAYKILVRLGYKRTLKLLFDLLNSREKIEHIKITGHQLLMTEAVVREHWRNLSDAVTRIARENVKLKKGNLTAEIKEMEGSFGDDGDVLNPLTVLLRKILTKEGNPRKREATIVDGPTYSSDVAILILKVAQESLSQFSLDRKTIKDYFQLLQTLLDLFEKSVEHYDRKKFAISALDFDDLQIKTMHLLRENQSVRTTLTSRFKHIMVDEFQDTNFLQYDIFLNLIDNFSGETKLFVVGDPKQSIYRFRNAQVEVSIRAETQISGLKKGAAIPLLESFRMNTELASFVNKIFSSEWIPSGKAITQDRVLGTIGLPSPFQTEYKPLIAGRPNGAEPAVEIFLARENKKDEMSEDDSNVDSSSEFSTSEQQALFVASRINEMIVRNETVRDVKLNEETRKIKYGDIAILLRSRSRLEILEEALNKKNVPYSVTSGIGFYSAQEIFDLTNYLTFLLDNNSDIGLLTVLRSPFFGVSDDELFKVSLVDGETLFERFESFARTEGASDEVRYASSVLVDEIQLAHRLTIPQLINRILERTGWLGAYRLSATGEQRIANMKKLLGVAREFEGRGFNNLYDFVERLKYLKETVREGQAIVEETADVVKIMTVHAAKGLEFPVVIVPFCEATTTRRQSLIANDQIGVLPFISNEVPPEMSLYQRFERQNEQAEIARLFYVACTRAMDRLILTTAPKKPNSKGVYSFTEIISKSFDVSSLPPSGYYGFPNGKVRVHSQEFPMEINSSVMKKTRAGGILSTTKPVEIFLASIPADIDSEIYSATVLQTFNLCPTKYFLKYRLGMPTPETKGRRHEIGNQLDEHDDSILSTVKGEMVHAVLRDLLAKDNHDDTELTRVSQQAINRHLGSSLRKDEAQNFLAQIVENSKNGLDTIMNILRPGKLYLEETITERFGNDHLTGTLDVVTEDEDGLHIFDYKTNRLDRGLDRIYSEYEIQMRFYASLCSKLKPEQNVFDVTIIFTRGAGKYLTRKYSRKEIEVFENEIADTIRKIKAIESADGSYPSADDGSLPTSTPHCSECEYFAGELKRECLLKRR